Proteins found in one Labeo rohita strain BAU-BD-2019 chromosome 11, IGBB_LRoh.1.0, whole genome shotgun sequence genomic segment:
- the LOC127173090 gene encoding GTPase IMAP family member 7-like, producing MLSGKSAAGNTIFNHEVFPMQRTQECTSHTAVVNGRSITVLDTPGWWKYFFDPEYAQAAILERERQSRHMQFPHAMILVFPGETSFRNEQRRIIREYMATFGEDVWKHTIVLFTWGDRFPDISVEQHIESEGDALQWLIKKCRNRYHVFDSSNWNNRGQVTELLQKIDEMVAENSLFHLNTQCAIEENIHETDTQEDEEISLDVDRVLKLLQQEFNNRLEGFESKLKHLGMDFTGNLETKSDRSRSDPPDFSADEELMEKIRREGSRWEAILMEAFLNIQNKSSFDSHEKVLRWLPRCDEYSSVKCGTSSIISSPEDPEPRGIKRCRK from the exons ATGCTGTCTGGGAAAAGTGCAGCCGGAAACACAATCTTCAATCATGAAGTATTTCCCATGCAAAGAACACAAGAGTGTACAAGCCATACTGCTGTTGTAAATGGCAGATCAATAACTGTGTTGGACACTCCAGGCTGGTGGAAGTATTTCTTTGACCCAGAATATGCACAGGCTGCAATTCTAGAGCGTGAACGCCAATCACGACATATGCAGTTCCCTCACGCCATGATCTTGGTGTTTCCTGGTGAGACTTCATTTAGAAATGAACAGAGAAGAATCATTAGAGAGTACATGGCCACTTTTGGAGAAGATGTGTGGAAACACACCATAGTTCTGTTCACATGGGGTGACAGATTCCCAGACATCTCAGTCGAGCAGCACATTGAGAGTGAAGGTGACGCCCTCCAGTGGCTGATTAAGAAATGCAGGAACAGATATCACGTCTTTGACAGCTCAAACTGGAATAACCGAGGTCAAGTCACAGAGCTGCTCCAGAAGATTGATGAGATGGTGGCAGAAAACAGTCTGTTCCACCTCAACACTCAATGTGCTATAGAAGAAAACATTCATGAGACTGACACACAAGAAGATGAGGAAATAAGTCTGGATGTTGACCGTGTGCTGAAATTACTACAGCAGGAGTTTAACAACAGGCTTGAGGGGTTTGAAAGTAAACTCAAACACTTAGGGATGGATTTCACTGGAAATTTAGAGACCAAAAGTGACCGCAGCAGGTCAGACCCTCCAGACT TCTCAGCTGATGAGGAACTCATGGAGAAGATAAGGAGAGAAGGAAGCAGATGGGAAGCAATTTTAATGGAAGCATTTTTGAACATTCAGAATAAATCATCATTTG ATTCACATGAAAAGGTGTTGAGGTGGCTTCCAAGATGTGATGAATACAGCTCAGTTAAATGTGGAACAAGCTCCATCATCAGCAGTCCAGAAGATCCAGAGCCCCGTGGTATAAAAAGATGTAGAAAATGA
- the LOC127173091 gene encoding uncharacterized protein LOC127173091 isoform X2, producing the protein MSKKRQSSRHGNDESDESGTLYTINLGKIKKRSVNLNIRSDINRNLTQAETWRIKKETTKRPSVQLASAHVDIVDTINIIETFDRPKKKYAKKNVYTQAGKYAHGHEDKPGKRIPKAGVYAEAGVGRARAEASIFEAEAKGPNASAGAEVSLVGLGAMARAEIASASAKAGPVGVKVGLGVDTGASIGLGGVEAKFLGTGISLGPKTSVSVLGSEASCSVM; encoded by the exons ATGTCTAAAAAACGACAGTCAAGTCGTCACGGAAATGACGAAAGTG atGAATCTGGCACACTTTATACCATAAATCTGGGGAAAATTAAAAAACGTAgtgtaaatctaaatattagaaGTGATATAAATAGGAATTTAACACAAGCCGAAACTTGGAGAATCAAAAAAGAAACTACCAAAAGGCCAAGTGTGCAACTTGCATCAGCTCATGTTGATATAGTCGATACCATAAACATAATTGAAACATTTGACAGACCAAAAAAGaagtatgcaaaaaaaaacgtGTACACTCAAGCTGGAAAATATGCGCATGGCCATGAAGACAAACCAGGAAAGAGGATTCCCAAAGCTGGAGTCTATGCTGAAGCAGGAGTTGGACGAGCTCGTGCTGAAGCCAGTATATTTGAGGCAGAAGCCAAAGGTCCAAACGCCTCAGCTGGTGCTGAAGTCAGTTTGGTTGGACTCGGAGCAATGGCTCGAGCTGAAATTGCCAGTGCGTCAGCTAAAGCCGGTCCAGTTGGTGTGAAAGTGGGACTTGGAGTCGACACGGGTGCCTCTATTGGTCTGGGTGGGGTGGAGGCCAAATTCCTGGGAACTGGAATATCACTTGGCCCAAAAACCAGTGTATCTGTTCTGGGTTCAGAAGCATCATGTTCAGTCATGTAA
- the LOC127173088 gene encoding GTPase IMAP family member 8-like: MNHEIRAVVLGWQKSDKASVINSILGDEVESDKHFVKSVRKDGEVNGRKITLINTPCWWENFDLQDSPEIVKQELVCSVFLCPPGPHVFLLVINLSLPFTEENRLTMENHLSLFGEKIWKHTIVLLTQTDSLKNKDLQLIIQRSEERYHVFDSENKSIGVKALLDKIDDVVVANNGNHFEIYDDKLLDIQRKRDENERRAKAKQETVQGKRNLLKERNAVAPLSELRIVLLGWILSGKSSTANTIFNHEIFPIRRTRKCTSHTGVVNGRSITVLDTPGWWKYFSSKFIPEYAQAAIPESVDQLQQIHFLHAMILVIPIDNSFMNEQKRIIREYMATLREDVWRHTIVLFTWGDRFPDISIEQHIESEGDALQWLIEKCRNRYHVFDNTNKNNRGQVTDLLQKIDEMVAENSLFCLNTQCAAEENIYDTDTQQDEEISLEADRMMELLQQEIINRFKGIKSRLKHLGMDFTECLETKSHRSKSDPLDFSANNKLKEKMRREGSRWEVTLMDGFLNNQTSEASSDLHEKVLGWLQRCDEYSSIGYGTSSNISSLEARDET, translated from the exons ATGAACCATG AAATAAGAGCTGTTGTTCTTGGGTGGCAGAAATCTGACAAAGCCTCAGTGATAAACAGCATTTTAGGTGATGAAGTTGAGTCTGACAAACACTTTGTGAAATCTGTGAGGAAAGACGGTGAAGTGAATGGAAGAAAGATTACTCTGATCAACACACCATGTTGGTGGGAGAATTTTGATTTGCAAGACTCGCCAGAGATTGTTAAACAAGAGCTGGTTTGTAGTGTTTTTCTGTGTCCACCAGGacctcatgtctttcttctggTCATTAATCTCAGTTTGCCTTTTACTGAAGAAAACAGACTGACCATGGAGAATCACCTTAGTCTCTTCGGTGAGAAAATCTGGAAACACACCATAGTGCTGCTTACACAAACTGATTCATTAAAGAACAAAGATCTTCAGCTGATCATACAGAGAAGTGAAGAAAGATATCATGTATTtgattctgaaaataaaagtattggAGTCAAAGCTCTACTTGACAAGATTGATGATGTTGTGGTGGCAAATAATGGCaaccattttgaaatatatgatGACAAGCTGCTTGACattcagagaaagagagatgaaaATGAAAGAAGAGCAAAAGCCAAACAAGAAACAGTTCAGGGCAAAAGAAACCTACTAAAAGAAAGAA ATGCTGTGGCTCCTCTCTCAGAGCTGAGAATTGTTCTGCTGGGTTGGATTCTGTCTGGGAAGAGTTCAACCGCAAACACAATCTTCAATCATGAAATATTTCCGATAAGAAGAACACGAAAGTGTACAAGCCATACTGGTGTAGTGAATGGTAGATCAATAACTGTGTTGGACACTCCAGGCTGGTGGAAGTATTTCTCATCTAAATTCATTCCAGAATACGCACAGGCTGCAATCCCGGAGAGTGTAGACCAGTTGCAACAAATACATTTCCTTCACGCTATGATCTTGGTGATTCCTATTGATAATTCGTTCATGAATGAACAGAAAAGAATCATTAGAGAGTACATGGCCACTCTGAGGGAGGATGTCTGGAGACACACCATAGTTCTGTTCACATGGGGTGACAGATTTCCAGATATTTCAATCGAGCAGCACATTGAGAGTGAAGGTGACGCCCTCCAGTGGCTGATTGAGAAATGCAGGAACAGATATCATGTTTTTGACAACACAAACAAGAATAACCGAGGTCAAGTCACAGATCTGCTCCAGAAGATTGATGAGATGGTGGCAGAAAACAGTCTGTTCTGCCTCAACACTCAATGTGCTGCAgaagaaaacatttatgataCTGACACACAACAAGATGAAGAAATAAGTCTGGAGGCTGACCGTATGATGGAATTATTACAGCAGGAGATTATCAACAGGTTTAAAGGGATCAAAAGTCGACTAAAACACTTAGGGATGGATTTTACTGAATGTTTAGAGACAAAAAGTCACCGTAGCAAGTCAGATCCTCTAGACT TCTCAGCTAATAATAAACTCAAGGAGAAAATGAGGAGAGAAGGAAGCAGATGGGAAGTAACTTTAATGGATGGGTTCTTGAACAATCAGACTTCTGAAGCATCATCTG ATTTACATGAGAAGGTGTTGGGGTGGCTTCAAAGATGTGATGAATACAGCTCAATTGGATATGGAACAAGCTCCAACATCAGCAGTCTAGAGGCCAGAGACGAGACATAA
- the LOC127173091 gene encoding uncharacterized protein LOC127173091 isoform X1 encodes MSKKRQSSRHGNDESDSDTPDTTDFNHGNEDDESGTLYTINLGKIKKRSVNLNIRSDINRNLTQAETWRIKKETTKRPSVQLASAHVDIVDTINIIETFDRPKKKYAKKNVYTQAGKYAHGHEDKPGKRIPKAGVYAEAGVGRARAEASIFEAEAKGPNASAGAEVSLVGLGAMARAEIASASAKAGPVGVKVGLGVDTGASIGLGGVEAKFLGTGISLGPKTSVSVLGSEASCSVM; translated from the exons ATGTCTAAAAAACGACAGTCAAGTCGTCACGGAAATGACGAAAGTG ACTCTGATACACCCGATACCACAGATTTCAACCATGGAAATGAAGATG atGAATCTGGCACACTTTATACCATAAATCTGGGGAAAATTAAAAAACGTAgtgtaaatctaaatattagaaGTGATATAAATAGGAATTTAACACAAGCCGAAACTTGGAGAATCAAAAAAGAAACTACCAAAAGGCCAAGTGTGCAACTTGCATCAGCTCATGTTGATATAGTCGATACCATAAACATAATTGAAACATTTGACAGACCAAAAAAGaagtatgcaaaaaaaaacgtGTACACTCAAGCTGGAAAATATGCGCATGGCCATGAAGACAAACCAGGAAAGAGGATTCCCAAAGCTGGAGTCTATGCTGAAGCAGGAGTTGGACGAGCTCGTGCTGAAGCCAGTATATTTGAGGCAGAAGCCAAAGGTCCAAACGCCTCAGCTGGTGCTGAAGTCAGTTTGGTTGGACTCGGAGCAATGGCTCGAGCTGAAATTGCCAGTGCGTCAGCTAAAGCCGGTCCAGTTGGTGTGAAAGTGGGACTTGGAGTCGACACGGGTGCCTCTATTGGTCTGGGTGGGGTGGAGGCCAAATTCCTGGGAACTGGAATATCACTTGGCCCAAAAACCAGTGTATCTGTTCTGGGTTCAGAAGCATCATGTTCAGTCATGTAA